A genome region from Bradyrhizobium commune includes the following:
- a CDS encoding aminopeptidase → MTDQRNSVTSIDPTKLDRLAEVAVKVGLGLRPGQDLLLTAPAIALPLVRRIAVHAYKAGAGIVTPILSDEEMTLARYRHGHDNSFDRAAGWLYEGMAKAFSDNTARLAIVGDNPMLLSGEDPSKVARASKANSMAYQPALEKIVNFDTNWNIIAYPSPSWAKQVFPNDPEDVAIGKLADAIFAASRVDREDTMANWASHNAVLRERTNWLNGQRFRALQYSGPGTDLTIGLADGHEWEGGASLSKNGISCNANIPTEEVFTTPHSRRVYGHVVSSKPLSYQGTLIDNIAVRFEDGKIVDAKASRGAEVLNKVLDTDEGARRLGEVALVPHSSPISQSGLLFYNTLFDENAASHIALGQCYSKCFVNGAQLTPQQIAAQGGNQSLIHIDWMIGSAETDIDGILADGSKVPVFRKGEWAK, encoded by the coding sequence ATGACCGATCAACGCAATTCCGTCACTTCCATCGATCCCACGAAGCTCGATCGGCTGGCCGAGGTGGCGGTGAAGGTGGGACTGGGCTTGCGACCGGGACAGGACCTGTTGCTGACGGCGCCCGCGATCGCGCTGCCACTGGTGCGGCGGATTGCCGTGCACGCCTACAAGGCCGGCGCCGGCATCGTGACGCCGATCCTTTCCGACGAGGAGATGACGCTGGCGCGCTATCGCCACGGTCACGACAACAGCTTCGATCGCGCCGCCGGCTGGCTCTACGAGGGCATGGCGAAAGCGTTCTCGGACAACACCGCGCGTCTTGCCATTGTCGGCGACAATCCGATGCTGCTGTCGGGTGAGGATCCTTCGAAGGTCGCCCGCGCCAGCAAGGCCAATTCCATGGCCTATCAGCCGGCGCTGGAAAAGATCGTCAATTTCGACACCAACTGGAACATCATCGCCTATCCGAGTCCGTCCTGGGCCAAGCAGGTGTTTCCCAACGATCCCGAGGACGTCGCGATCGGCAAGCTTGCGGATGCGATCTTCGCGGCGTCCCGCGTCGATCGCGAGGATACGATGGCCAATTGGGCGAGCCACAATGCGGTGCTGCGCGAGCGCACCAACTGGCTCAACGGCCAGCGCTTCCGTGCGCTGCAATATTCAGGGCCCGGCACCGACCTCACCATCGGGCTTGCCGACGGCCACGAATGGGAAGGCGGCGCCTCGCTCTCCAAGAACGGCATCAGCTGCAACGCCAACATCCCGACCGAGGAAGTCTTCACCACGCCGCATAGCCGGCGCGTCTATGGCCATGTCGTGAGCTCGAAGCCGCTGTCCTACCAGGGCACGCTGATCGACAACATTGCGGTGCGCTTCGAGGACGGCAAGATCGTCGATGCGAAGGCCTCGCGCGGCGCCGAGGTGCTGAACAAGGTGCTCGACACCGACGAAGGCGCGCGCCGTCTCGGCGAGGTGGCGCTGGTGCCGCATTCCTCGCCGATCTCGCAGAGCGGGCTGTTGTTCTACAACACGCTGTTCGACGAGAACGCAGCCTCGCACATCGCGCTCGGCCAGTGCTATTCGAAGTGCTTCGTCAATGGCGCCCAGCTCACGCCGCAGCAGATCGCAGCCCAGGGCGGCAACCAGAGCCTGATCCATATCGACTGGATGATCGGCTCGGCCGAGACCGACATCGACGGTATTTTGGCTGATGGCAGCAAGGTGCCGGTGTTCCGCAAGGGCGAGTGGGCGAAGTAA
- a CDS encoding GFA family protein — MKHVGNCFCGAVTIEVTGEPAAMGYCHCRSCRSWSGGPVNAFSLWKPEAVRITGGAQHVETFVKTPLSQRKYCKKCGGHLMTNHPPLDLIDVFAATIPTLAFAPGVHVNYSETVLPMRDGLPKLKDFPAEFGGSGEMVME, encoded by the coding sequence ATGAAACATGTCGGAAACTGCTTCTGCGGCGCCGTCACGATCGAGGTCACGGGTGAGCCGGCGGCGATGGGCTATTGCCATTGCCGCTCCTGCCGCTCCTGGTCGGGCGGGCCGGTCAACGCCTTCAGCCTGTGGAAGCCGGAAGCCGTGCGCATCACCGGAGGCGCCCAGCACGTCGAGACGTTCGTCAAGACGCCGCTGAGCCAGCGCAAATACTGCAAGAAGTGCGGCGGTCATCTCATGACCAATCACCCGCCGCTCGATTTGATCGACGTGTTTGCCGCCACCATCCCCACGCTCGCCTTCGCGCCCGGCGTCCACGTCAATTATTCCGAGACGGTGCTGCCGATGCGCGACGGCCTTCCCAAGCTGAAGGATTTCCCCGCCGAATTCGGCGGCAGCGGCGAGATGGTGATGGAGTGA
- a CDS encoding amidohydrolase family protein encodes MAASGLPANTSGLFVEPREDWLALHQEEIIDPARPIVDPHHHLWNRGHRYLIEEMADDIATGHNIIATVYVDCRSMYRADGPEAFRPVGEVEFANGVAAMSASGGYGKAAICAGIVSHVNLLLGDAAKPVLEAEIAAGNGRFRGIRHSSAWDQDPVVAGMYANRPKGLLQDPTFRKGFACLAPLGLGFDAWLFHPQIGELTELARAFPDTRIVLDHCGGPAGVGRFAGRREEVFAEWRASIREIAKCENVVVKLGGLAMCLLGYDFHLRERPPSSEELAAAWKPYVETCIEAFGPGRAMFESNFPPDKGQCSYQVIFNAFKRIAAPLSEAEKTALFSQTATDVYRLELSS; translated from the coding sequence ATGGCTGCAAGCGGTCTGCCCGCCAACACCAGCGGGCTATTCGTCGAGCCGCGCGAGGATTGGCTCGCGCTGCATCAGGAGGAGATCATCGATCCCGCGCGGCCGATCGTCGATCCGCATCATCATCTCTGGAATCGCGGCCATCGCTACCTGATCGAGGAGATGGCTGATGACATCGCCACCGGCCACAACATCATCGCCACCGTCTATGTCGACTGCCGCTCGATGTATCGCGCCGACGGACCCGAGGCGTTCCGGCCCGTCGGCGAGGTCGAGTTCGCCAACGGCGTCGCCGCGATGAGCGCGAGCGGCGGTTACGGCAAGGCTGCGATCTGCGCCGGCATCGTCAGCCATGTGAACCTCCTGCTGGGCGATGCGGCCAAGCCGGTGCTGGAGGCGGAGATCGCGGCCGGCAACGGCCGCTTCCGCGGCATCCGCCATTCCTCGGCCTGGGATCAGGACCCCGTCGTCGCCGGCATGTATGCGAACCGGCCGAAGGGATTGTTGCAGGATCCGACCTTCCGCAAGGGCTTTGCCTGTCTGGCGCCGCTCGGCCTCGGCTTCGATGCCTGGCTGTTTCATCCGCAGATCGGCGAGCTGACCGAACTCGCGCGCGCTTTCCCCGACACCAGGATCGTGCTCGACCATTGCGGCGGGCCGGCCGGCGTCGGCCGGTTTGCGGGACGGCGCGAGGAGGTGTTTGCAGAGTGGCGCGCCTCGATCCGCGAGATCGCCAAATGTGAGAACGTGGTGGTCAAGCTCGGCGGGCTCGCAATGTGCCTGCTCGGCTACGACTTCCATCTGCGCGAGCGGCCGCCGTCATCCGAGGAGCTCGCCGCGGCGTGGAAGCCCTATGTCGAAACCTGCATCGAGGCGTTCGGACCCGGGCGGGCGATGTTCGAGAGCAATTTTCCGCCGGACAAGGGCCAGTGCAGCTATCAGGTGATCTTCAACGCCTTCAAGCGCATCGCGGCCCCGTTGAGCGAGGCGGAAAAGACCGCGCTGTTCTCGCAGACCGCGACTGACGTCTACCGGCTCGAACTATCATCATAA
- a CDS encoding alpha/beta fold hydrolase: MVDQSFPGPNLRPLSLQIEAKTIAGFESAGTGRPILLIHGNSSSSHIWQKQLQGPLGAKYRVIAIDLPGHGASSPPPHPETDYSGTGYAAAIAAVARVLDLRSAVVVGWSLGGHAVLNAASLLPMAAGLMIFGTPPVGHGPEAFAGFKNLSPTAFTAAPTEAQIEAWVHTAFAPGYASIPAFVVDDFRRTDGNARACLGAVAQAGGLADEVEIVRNLKIPLAIAQGGDEQIVDLGYLQRLPAPTLWRSKVQVVDGAGHSTQWEKPEAFDALLDAFASGV; the protein is encoded by the coding sequence ATGGTCGACCAATCCTTTCCCGGTCCAAATCTGCGCCCGTTGAGTTTACAGATCGAGGCGAAGACCATTGCCGGCTTTGAAAGCGCGGGCACGGGACGCCCGATCCTGCTGATCCACGGCAACTCGTCCTCGTCCCACATTTGGCAGAAGCAGTTACAGGGGCCGCTTGGCGCCAAATATCGTGTGATCGCGATCGATCTGCCGGGCCATGGCGCATCATCGCCGCCGCCTCATCCCGAGACGGATTATTCCGGAACCGGCTATGCCGCCGCGATTGCCGCCGTCGCCCGCGTGCTCGATCTCAGGAGTGCTGTCGTCGTCGGCTGGAGCCTCGGCGGCCATGCGGTGCTCAATGCCGCTTCCTTGCTGCCGATGGCGGCCGGTCTGATGATCTTTGGCACGCCGCCGGTTGGACACGGACCGGAGGCCTTTGCCGGCTTCAAGAACCTGTCGCCCACGGCGTTCACGGCCGCGCCGACCGAGGCGCAGATCGAGGCGTGGGTTCACACTGCGTTCGCCCCGGGTTACGCGTCGATCCCGGCTTTCGTCGTGGACGATTTCCGCAGGACCGACGGCAATGCGCGCGCCTGTCTCGGTGCGGTCGCGCAGGCAGGTGGCCTCGCCGACGAAGTCGAGATCGTGCGCAATCTGAAAATTCCGCTGGCGATCGCGCAGGGCGGCGACGAGCAGATCGTCGATCTCGGCTATCTCCAGCGCCTGCCCGCGCCGACCCTGTGGCGCAGCAAGGTCCAGGTCGTCGATGGCGCCGGCCACTCCACCCAATGGGAGAAGCCGGAAGCATTCGACGCGCTTCTCGATGCTTTTGCGTCGGGTGTGTGA
- the mddA gene encoding methanethiol S-methyltransferase: MTQIDHQVHSLRPDFSGSKVFKFIAFLYGIAAYLVFFVTILYAIGFVMGLVVPKSIDTGTDTPTVEAVIINLLLMALFAVQHSVMARQRFKAWWTQFVPKPVERSTYVLLASLSLLLLFWQWRPLPTIIWDVANPDFAVTLVTLSLAGWVLVFTSTYMINHFELFGLNQVTNHLVGREAAPATFKTPMLYKFVRHPIYLGFIIAFWAAPTMTAGHLLFAAVTTIYILLGIALEERDLVALFGDEYRQYKQRVSMLIPWRRSV; encoded by the coding sequence ATGACCCAAATTGATCATCAGGTTCATTCCCTGCGGCCCGATTTTTCGGGTTCGAAAGTTTTCAAGTTCATCGCCTTTCTGTACGGAATTGCGGCGTATCTCGTGTTTTTCGTCACCATTCTCTACGCCATCGGATTCGTGATGGGGCTGGTGGTGCCGAAGAGCATCGACACCGGAACCGACACGCCGACGGTTGAAGCCGTCATCATCAATCTCCTTCTGATGGCGCTGTTTGCCGTTCAACACAGCGTGATGGCGCGGCAGCGTTTCAAGGCATGGTGGACGCAATTCGTCCCCAAGCCGGTCGAGCGCTCGACCTATGTGCTGCTGGCGAGCCTGTCGCTGCTCCTCCTGTTCTGGCAGTGGCGTCCGCTGCCGACCATCATATGGGACGTTGCAAATCCCGATTTCGCCGTGACGCTGGTCACGCTGTCGCTCGCGGGCTGGGTGCTGGTGTTCACCTCGACCTACATGATTAATCACTTCGAATTGTTCGGCCTCAATCAGGTGACCAACCATCTCGTCGGCAGGGAAGCGGCGCCGGCGACCTTCAAGACGCCGATGCTCTACAAATTCGTCCGTCATCCGATCTATCTCGGCTTCATCATCGCCTTCTGGGCGGCACCGACCATGACCGCAGGCCATCTGCTGTTCGCGGCCGTGACCACGATCTACATCCTGCTCGGCATCGCGCTGGAGGAGCGCGACCTCGTCGCTCTCTTCGGCGACGAATACCGGCAGTACAAACAACGTGTGTCGATGCTTATTCCCTGGCGCCGGTCAGTATAG
- the pcaB gene encoding 3-carboxy-cis,cis-muconate cycloisomerase: MPAFPAATTVLDSMLFRDAFGTPAMRAVFSDVVLVARYAEVEVALAKAEARCGVIPQEAADAIAARTNVAAFDFELLREETDIVGYPILPLVHQMVKQCGEAGRYVHWGATTQDIMDTAVVLQLRAGFEIIERDIAELRKILADLSRRYRDTPMAGRTHLQQALPVTFGYKTAIWLAMFDRHAERLAQLKPRVLVGQFAGAAGTLASLGDRGFEVQEALCAELKLGVPASTWHVARDGFAEAVNFLALVTGSLGKIALDIMIMASTEFAEVYEPFVKGRGASSTMPQKRNPISSELMLAASKAVRQHAGLMLDAMVQDFERATGPWHAEWMAIPESFVLTAGALHQAKFALAGLIVDEARMNDNLALSRGLIVAEAVMMGLAPQIGRQEAHDVVYDACRLANEKGLTLADALSADPRVSSRIDRATIEALTSPKNYLGLAPAMVDRVLKSATR, translated from the coding sequence ATGCCCGCTTTTCCTGCCGCCACCACCGTGCTCGACTCCATGCTGTTTCGCGATGCCTTCGGCACGCCCGCGATGCGGGCGGTGTTTTCCGATGTCGTGCTGGTCGCGCGTTACGCAGAGGTCGAAGTGGCGCTGGCGAAGGCGGAGGCGCGATGCGGTGTGATCCCGCAAGAGGCTGCCGACGCGATCGCGGCGCGGACGAATGTTGCCGCGTTCGATTTCGAGCTGCTGCGGGAGGAGACCGACATCGTCGGCTACCCGATCCTGCCGCTGGTGCATCAGATGGTGAAACAATGCGGTGAGGCCGGCCGCTACGTGCATTGGGGCGCGACCACGCAGGACATCATGGACACCGCCGTGGTGCTGCAATTGCGCGCCGGCTTCGAAATCATCGAGCGTGACATCGCCGAACTGCGCAAAATCCTCGCCGATCTCTCCAGGCGTTATCGCGACACGCCGATGGCCGGGCGCACCCATCTCCAGCAGGCGCTGCCGGTGACGTTCGGCTACAAGACCGCGATCTGGCTCGCGATGTTCGATCGTCACGCCGAGCGGCTGGCGCAATTGAAGCCGCGCGTGCTGGTCGGACAGTTCGCCGGCGCCGCCGGGACGCTGGCCTCGCTCGGCGACAGGGGCTTTGAGGTGCAGGAAGCGCTCTGCGCCGAGCTGAAGCTCGGCGTGCCCGCCTCGACCTGGCATGTCGCGCGCGATGGTTTTGCCGAGGCCGTGAATTTTCTGGCGCTCGTCACCGGCTCGCTCGGCAAGATCGCGCTCGACATCATGATCATGGCGTCAACCGAATTCGCCGAAGTTTACGAACCCTTCGTCAAGGGGCGCGGCGCCTCCTCGACCATGCCGCAGAAGCGCAACCCGATCTCTTCGGAGCTGATGCTCGCAGCAAGCAAGGCCGTGCGTCAGCACGCCGGCCTGATGCTGGACGCGATGGTGCAGGATTTCGAGCGCGCCACCGGTCCGTGGCACGCCGAATGGATGGCGATCCCGGAAAGCTTCGTGCTGACCGCCGGCGCGCTGCACCAGGCGAAGTTCGCGCTCGCCGGTCTTATCGTGGACGAAGCCAGGATGAACGACAATCTCGCCCTTAGTCGGGGTCTGATTGTGGCCGAAGCGGTCATGATGGGGCTCGCGCCGCAGATCGGCCGGCAGGAGGCGCACGATGTCGTTTATGACGCCTGCCGGCTCGCCAATGAGAAGGGGCTCACTCTGGCCGATGCGCTGTCGGCCGATCCGCGCGTTTCGAGCAGAATCGACCGCGCCACCATCGAGGCGCTGACCTCACCGAAAAATTACCTCGGCCTTGCGCCCGCCATGGTCGACCGTGTGCTGAAATCGGCAACGCGTTGA
- a CDS encoding BA14K family protein: MLKSFRLVAGACLLASLSTATLTTASAAPISQPLAMMRVAPGQIEQVRWYGHRGWGWGGGAFVGGLAAGAIVGGAVAAPYYYGSSYYYGPGDPPPPVAYGPPPEGDVQYCMQRYKSYNPNTGTYLGNDGRRHPCP, from the coding sequence ATGCTGAAATCGTTTCGCCTCGTTGCTGGAGCTTGTCTGCTGGCGAGCCTGTCGACCGCGACACTGACGACGGCGTCGGCGGCACCGATCAGTCAACCGCTGGCGATGATGCGAGTTGCGCCCGGGCAGATCGAGCAGGTGCGCTGGTACGGACACCGCGGCTGGGGCTGGGGCGGCGGCGCATTCGTCGGCGGACTGGCGGCTGGCGCAATCGTCGGCGGCGCGGTCGCTGCGCCCTACTATTACGGCTCATCTTATTATTACGGGCCGGGCGATCCGCCGCCGCCCGTCGCCTATGGTCCGCCGCCGGAAGGCGACGTGCAGTACTGCATGCAGCGGTACAAATCCTACAATCCCAACACCGGCACCTATCTCGGCAACGACGGACGGCGTCATCCCTGCCCGTGA
- a CDS encoding winged helix-turn-helix domain-containing tetratricopeptide repeat protein — protein sequence MQFLFRDHLLDTDLRELSREQVPIAVEPQVFDLVVHLMENRDRVVSKDELIDKIWHGRSVSESTLTSRINAARKAIGDSGASQTLIRTIARKGFRFVGNVETKLAATTPELVRNVTAPQAMLALPDRPAIAVLPFTNMSDDREQDYFSDGISEDIITALSKLRWFFVVARNSSFVYKGRAVHIHEIARELGVRYVLEGSVRRSGDRLRISAQLNDTSTGGHLWAERYDRELADIFAVQDEITEAIVAAIEPQLYAAESFRAQQKPPGSLDAWDFLMRALSHYWRITREDNASAQALLEQAIAIDPAYGKALGLLATSRIFGAHMGWADMGATVPVAERAALAAVEADREDAWAHHGLAYTYLFRRRFDDALAEFELALKLNPNFAMAHAFYGVTLSYAGRWQDGDAAARRALQLSPRDPLAGIYCGIAAYAQFIGHNYEEAVQLARESMRQRADFVGAHRVLTAAAGMLGDPALAASALQGLRRAQPGISLAWITRELPMQREEDRAHYLEGFQRAGMG from the coding sequence GTGCAGTTCTTGTTCCGGGACCACCTTCTCGACACCGACCTGCGCGAGCTGAGCCGCGAGCAGGTTCCCATCGCTGTGGAGCCGCAGGTCTTCGACCTCGTCGTCCACCTCATGGAAAACCGCGACCGGGTCGTCAGCAAGGACGAGCTGATCGACAAGATCTGGCACGGCCGCAGCGTGTCCGAGTCCACTCTCACCAGCCGGATCAACGCGGCGCGCAAGGCGATCGGTGACAGCGGCGCGAGCCAGACGCTGATCCGCACCATCGCGCGCAAGGGCTTCCGCTTCGTCGGCAATGTCGAGACCAAGCTCGCTGCGACCACGCCGGAGCTGGTCCGCAACGTGACGGCGCCGCAAGCGATGCTCGCACTGCCCGACCGGCCCGCGATCGCGGTGCTGCCGTTCACCAACATGAGCGACGACCGCGAGCAGGATTATTTCTCCGACGGCATCAGCGAGGACATCATCACCGCGCTGTCGAAGCTGCGCTGGTTCTTCGTCGTCGCGCGCAACTCCTCCTTTGTCTACAAGGGCCGCGCCGTGCACATTCACGAGATCGCGCGCGAGCTCGGCGTGCGCTATGTGCTCGAGGGCAGCGTGCGACGGAGCGGGGATCGCCTGCGCATCTCCGCGCAGCTCAACGACACCTCGACCGGCGGCCACCTCTGGGCCGAGCGATACGACCGCGAGCTCGCCGACATCTTTGCCGTGCAGGACGAGATCACCGAAGCCATCGTCGCCGCGATCGAGCCGCAGCTCTACGCCGCCGAGAGCTTCCGCGCCCAGCAGAAGCCACCGGGCAGCCTGGACGCCTGGGATTTTCTGATGCGCGCGCTGTCGCATTACTGGCGCATCACGCGCGAGGACAATGCGTCGGCGCAGGCGCTGCTCGAACAGGCGATCGCGATCGACCCCGCCTATGGCAAGGCGCTGGGCCTGCTCGCCACCAGCCGCATCTTCGGCGCGCATATGGGCTGGGCCGACATGGGCGCAACCGTGCCGGTGGCCGAACGCGCGGCGCTTGCGGCGGTCGAGGCCGATCGCGAGGATGCCTGGGCCCATCACGGCCTCGCCTATACTTATCTATTCCGCCGCCGCTTCGACGACGCGCTGGCGGAGTTCGAGCTCGCACTCAAGCTCAATCCGAATTTCGCGATGGCACACGCCTTCTACGGCGTGACGCTGAGTTATGCGGGGCGTTGGCAGGACGGCGATGCCGCCGCCCGCCGTGCATTGCAGCTCAGCCCACGCGATCCGCTTGCCGGGATCTATTGCGGCATTGCCGCTTACGCCCAGTTCATCGGCCACAATTATGAGGAAGCCGTGCAGCTGGCGCGCGAATCGATGCGGCAGCGCGCTGATTTCGTCGGCGCGCATCGCGTGCTGACGGCGGCGGCCGGCATGCTCGGCGATCCGGCTCTCGCAGCGTCCGCACTGCAAGGGTTGCGGCGTGCCCAGCCCGGTATCTCTTTGGCCTGGATCACGCGCGAGCTGCCGATGCAACGGGAAGAGGATCGCGCGCATTATCTGGAAGGGTTCCAGCGCGCCGGCATGGGGTAG
- a CDS encoding cupin domain-containing protein, with translation MSRALIEAGSCNVDLELRPIEPAWIIQGNPVSRSHILSTSSDGTSSTIIWSCTEGRFNWYYDFDETIMILEGSIVLESDGLPPKRYGVGDVIFFRDGAHAKWHVEGHVKKIAFCRKTNPVVIGFMVRVVNKLKRMFLSPGERRPATLMGAG, from the coding sequence ATGTCGCGCGCGTTGATTGAAGCCGGTAGTTGTAATGTGGATCTGGAACTGCGGCCGATTGAGCCGGCCTGGATCATCCAGGGCAACCCGGTGTCGCGTTCGCACATCCTGTCGACCAGCTCGGACGGGACCTCCTCGACCATCATCTGGTCCTGCACCGAAGGCCGCTTCAACTGGTACTATGATTTCGACGAGACGATCATGATCCTGGAAGGATCGATCGTGCTGGAGAGCGATGGGCTCCCGCCGAAGCGCTATGGCGTCGGCGATGTGATCTTCTTCCGCGACGGCGCGCACGCCAAATGGCATGTCGAGGGCCACGTCAAGAAGATCGCCTTCTGCCGCAAGACCAACCCGGTCGTGATCGGCTTCATGGTCCGCGTCGTCAACAAGCTCAAGCGGATGTTCCTCTCGCCCGGCGAGCGCCGCCCTGCGACCCTCATGGGTGCGGGTTAA
- a CDS encoding MBL fold metallo-hydrolase, which yields MARLVLTIFAFFGLFLSPALAQQAPQRSECLAMANAAPRAMPVAFRQAAAAAEVEITYAGHSTYFIDTPGGVRIATDYSGAYQVGRLPDVVTMNRAHSTHYTLYPDKRIPRVLHGWGEDGKPAVVSERIGDTFIRNVTTDIRRYFGDDSGTDMIRDGNSIFIFEVAGLCIGHLGHLHHKLDDSHFAQIGRLDIVMVPIDGTYTMSLDGVSEITKRLRASVVLPMHRFATPLDEFMRRIGQQFEIDRRTERSLRISRETLPSTPTVIILDGV from the coding sequence ATGGCTCGACTAGTCCTGACGATCTTTGCTTTCTTCGGCTTGTTCCTCTCACCTGCTCTCGCCCAGCAGGCGCCTCAGCGCAGCGAATGCCTGGCCATGGCGAACGCCGCGCCCCGCGCCATGCCGGTTGCCTTCCGGCAGGCGGCCGCTGCCGCCGAGGTCGAGATCACCTATGCCGGCCACTCCACCTATTTCATCGACACGCCGGGCGGCGTGCGCATCGCGACCGACTATAGCGGCGCCTACCAGGTCGGCCGGCTGCCCGATGTCGTCACCATGAACCGCGCCCACAGCACGCACTACACTCTATATCCCGACAAGCGCATTCCGCGCGTGCTGCATGGCTGGGGCGAGGACGGTAAGCCGGCCGTCGTTTCGGAACGGATCGGCGACACCTTCATCCGCAACGTCACGACCGATATCCGCCGCTATTTCGGCGACGATTCCGGCACCGACATGATCCGCGACGGCAATTCGATCTTCATCTTCGAGGTCGCGGGCCTCTGCATCGGCCATCTCGGCCATCTCCACCACAAGCTCGACGATAGCCATTTCGCCCAGATCGGGCGGCTCGATATCGTGATGGTGCCGATCGACGGCACCTACACGATGTCGCTCGACGGCGTCTCGGAGATCACCAAGCGGCTGCGCGCTTCGGTGGTGCTGCCGATGCACCGTTTCGCCACCCCGCTCGACGAGTTCATGCGCCGCATCGGCCAGCAGTTCGAGATCGACCGCCGCACCGAGCGTTCCCTGCGGATATCGCGGGAGACGCTGCCATCGACGCCGACGGTCATCATCCTCGACGGGGTCTGA
- a CDS encoding winged helix-turn-helix domain-containing tetratricopeptide repeat protein translates to MRFLFENNVLDGDLRELTCDGAAIPLQPQVFDLLLYLVAQRARVVSKDDLISQIWSDRIVSDSALNSRINAARKALGDDGATQRLIKTIPRKGFRFVGDVREEAAPSLAPAGTPLAPARVVTDRPGIAVLAFENMSGDPAQEYFGDGISEDILTALSKQRWFMVIARNSSFTYKGRAVHIRQIAEELGVRYIVEGSVRKAENRVRITAQLNDATTGGHLWAERYDRELVDVFAVQDEITNAIVAAIEPQIHAAENFRTRRKPPASLDAWDLLMRALSHYWRVTQQDHAAAQALLERAISIDANYGQALSVLAASHMFGVHLGWAELATTAPIAEAAALAAVRCDHEDAWAHTALGSVCFSTRRLSDALSEFEQALALNPNFSLAQGYYALALSYAGRSRESYDAAQRAIRLSPRDPSLAIYYGIAGYARFTEHHYDEAITLAREAIRHRGDLTGAYRVLAVSAGMTGDCALAEMALGELRRTQPNISLHWIATQLPWANDADREHYLEGFRRAGLR, encoded by the coding sequence GTGCGATTTCTCTTTGAAAACAACGTACTCGACGGCGATCTGCGCGAGCTCACCTGCGACGGTGCGGCCATTCCGTTGCAGCCGCAGGTGTTCGACCTGCTGCTTTACCTGGTCGCACAGCGCGCCCGTGTGGTCAGCAAGGATGACCTGATCAGCCAGATCTGGAGCGACCGCATCGTCTCGGATTCCGCACTGAACAGCCGGATCAACGCCGCGCGAAAGGCGCTGGGCGACGACGGCGCGACACAGCGGCTGATCAAGACGATCCCGCGCAAGGGGTTCCGCTTCGTCGGCGACGTTCGGGAAGAAGCGGCACCTTCACTTGCGCCGGCCGGGACCCCGCTCGCTCCCGCGCGCGTCGTGACCGACCGGCCGGGCATCGCCGTGCTCGCCTTCGAGAACATGAGCGGCGATCCGGCGCAGGAATATTTCGGCGACGGGATCAGCGAGGACATCCTCACCGCGCTGTCGAAGCAGCGCTGGTTCATGGTGATCGCCCGCAACTCGTCCTTCACCTACAAGGGGCGGGCCGTCCACATCAGGCAGATCGCCGAGGAACTCGGCGTCCGTTACATCGTCGAGGGCAGCGTGCGCAAGGCGGAGAACCGCGTGCGCATCACCGCGCAACTCAACGACGCCACCACCGGTGGCCATCTCTGGGCCGAGCGCTACGACCGCGAGCTGGTCGACGTCTTCGCCGTGCAGGACGAGATCACCAACGCCATCGTCGCCGCGATCGAGCCGCAGATCCATGCGGCGGAGAATTTCCGCACCCGCCGCAAGCCGCCCGCGAGCCTGGATGCATGGGACCTGTTGATGCGCGCGCTGTCGCATTACTGGCGCGTGACGCAGCAGGATCACGCGGCCGCGCAGGCACTGCTCGAGCGCGCGATTTCGATCGATGCGAATTACGGGCAGGCACTATCGGTGCTGGCGGCGAGCCATATGTTCGGCGTGCATCTCGGCTGGGCCGAGCTTGCCACGACGGCGCCGATCGCTGAGGCCGCAGCTCTGGCCGCGGTGCGGTGCGACCATGAGGATGCCTGGGCGCACACGGCGCTTGGCAGCGTCTGCTTCTCGACGCGAAGGCTGTCCGACGCGCTGTCCGAGTTCGAGCAGGCGCTCGCACTCAATCCGAACTTCTCGCTGGCGCAGGGCTATTACGCGCTGGCGCTGTCCTATGCCGGGCGGTCGCGGGAATCGTACGACGCGGCGCAGAGGGCGATCCGGCTGTCACCGCGCGATCCGTCACTGGCGATCTATTACGGCATCGCCGGCTATGCGCGCTTCACCGAGCATCACTATGACGAGGCCATCACGCTGGCGCGCGAGGCGATCCGCCACCGCGGCGACCTCACCGGCGCCTATCGCGTGCTTGCCGTCTCCGCCGGCATGACCGGTGACTGCGCGCTCGCCGAGATGGCGCTAGGGGAACTCCGCCGCACCCAGCCGAACATCTCGCTGCACTGGATCGCCACGCAGCTGCCATGGGCCAACGATGCGGATCGCGAGCATTATCTGGAGGGATTCAGACGAGCAGGGTTAAGGTAG